GTCAGAAATGAGGCAGTCTGATTGGAATAGACCCTGGAGCTCTCCAGGAGGAAGTAGATGATATAGGGCAACCAGAGAACGTAGAAGACACTGGTAATGCGGAAAAGTACAGTTGCATAGCGCTTCTCCGGACTAGGATGTCCCTGGGCAGGTTCACTGTCAGTGGTGCTGAAACGCACACGCCTTTCATTTATCtccttggtgtgctgctggcaGATGCGGAAGATATTGAAGTATGTGAAACAAACAGTCGTAGCCGCTGGGGCATATAGCATCACCACAATAAAGGAAGTGAAGTATGGACTGGTGTGCCACGATTCCGCACATGACTGAAAGACATCTCCATGGTACCCTGGTTTTCCCCATCCTAAAAACGATGGCAGGAAAATGGCACACGAGTAGATCCAGAGCAAGAGGATGCAAAAACGTAGACGACATGCGGTGACTAATGTGTTGTACATGAGCGGTTTGGTTATGGCGATGTACCGGTCGATGCTGATACAAGCCAAGGAAGTCATGGAGACGCTCTTCAGGACAGACACTACATAACCAAACATTTTACATACAATCTGTTCTGGAAGCAGGTCAGTCTGATGAAGCAGAGTAAACGATGGTACCAAGCAGCTGACTCCAACCAAAAGGTCCGCATAGGCCATGGTCTGAATGAAGTAACTTGTGGTGTGGTGGTTCAGGAGGGGAGCACAATGGAAGACAAAAATAACTATCAAATTGCCAGAGATGATGAGAACAGTCAggaagatgatgatccccacttcCAGGAGGCAAACAGGAATGGCTTCATGAGATCCCAAACCCAAAAGGCAGAAtggactactactgctgctgctgttagTTCCTTCAAAGGAAGAGTTCATTTTCAGATCTCCAAAGATATCAGAGTCATGCCTGCGTCTCTGCTGTCCTTCAGCTAGAACTCCAGCCGTGCTGCGTCTGTAATGTGGACCCCCTTTAACTTCAGCAAAGAGCAACGCCGTGCCAATTTCCTGCCATGGCAGAAAGAGAGGAGAAAAAGCTCGGGAAAGGAGCTTGGGACAAAAAGGTGCAGTCATCAGGAAGCTAGGGTCATGTGGGTTCTCTGTCCTCTATCCGAGGCAATCCCACTCCATCATTACGCTTCCACACAAGACATCAGAGCAGCTGAGAGGAGAGAATGTGACATTGTTTGTACATTATCCAGCCCATCACTGCATCTCTTACACTTTTTGCATCCCCGTGCTTTATCACATACATAAATAGCCATTTTTCAACGTCCTGAGATTTAAGGACATACGACAATTCCCATACGGTGCAGATCTGCCATCCCTGAGCTACAGACGACACAAATTGCATTAATATAAGGATATCAGGAATGGGAGACTGACAATAATTTTAGCATGCGGTCTGTGCCTTCTCCCAGTGACATTTAGAAGCCCCACAGTCTACATCTGCAGCCCTGCGCTGTTATCCACTGCAGCCCTAGGACAGAATAAAGGACACAGACTGCCGGCATTAACATCCACCCCGCAACTCAGCATCTACACTAATCTAATATCCATCTACACCGGCATACAGTCTATTACATGTACATTAAGTAATACCCTGACTGCTGCTTCAATACCCTCAATGCTGCAGAAATAAAAGCCCAGACCATTTACCTGGTAATGCACATGGGTCGCAGGCTCTGTAGAAGTCCCGCAGAAGGACTGCAGCTCACTTTGCTGCAGAATGGAGAAAATGTCTTTGTGAGTGTGGTCCTCTGCAaaccctcctctcctcctccctctcATGCATTGCCAAGATCAGCCAGGATCCCGGACTGCACTACAGTACCCAGACACGGGGTCTGCAGGCATGGAGGAGCAACGTCTGCAGCCAGATAGGCAGAACAATGTAAGCTTTACACGTATGATCAGACACAGGGACCTGACGAGGCTTATTGTTATTATGTTCAGTCTTAAAAAGGTCAGTGCAGAAGGCACAATTGGAGGCTCTCGGGCTCAGAAACACAGGATATTTACTACAGATGGCATGACGGGGATATAGATGGGACATCAACACTTAACAGCCTTGGAAATCGCATCATTCGTGCATCCTCTAAATCCAATCCTCATTGTATGTGGGCTATAATGTGCATTTAAAGTTTATTCTTTTAATTACTGTAATTATAGTCATTTTGTAACAATGCACTTTCTATGTTACATCATCTGCCGATAAAATCATACACATCacccaaatgatatccgtttctgTTGATTCGCAGCATGACCAGACACATTGGAGCGGTAGTATATAAACTGCACTTTCCTACAAGCAGACATGGACAACTCCGGAGGGTGTCGGGGTACTACTAGCAGAAGATTCTTACATTTACACAGGCATTGCGGATTCATCAAATAAAAGTCATTCTACGTATTATGAAGAGTAGCGCAATTTCCAATATATGTTCTACATCAATCCCTCCATTTTCAaggtctctgcttgctgtcattcaataAGAAACACTGCGTACTTCCTAGGGATGACACGTCTTGGCCATGTGATGGCTGGCTCGCTATCAGAACTGTGTCTTTGAAAGAGCTGGGCACCGCCTAATGTAATGTGCACAATGTGTTCAGCTGCccacagacttaaaggggttgtctcacttcagcaaatagcatttattatgtagagagttactacaaggcacttactaatgtactgtgattgtacaTATCGCTGGCtggattgatttttccatcacattatacactgctcgtttccatggttacgaccaccctacaatccagcagcggtggccgtgcttgtacactatagacaAAAGTgcagaggccagcactttttcctaaatTGCGCaaccacgaccaccactgatgaattacagggtggtcgtagacATGGAAAAaagcagagtataatgtgatggaaataaaaataaaaatcaatgaagccagcaaatgaagcaatatggataataacaatacattagtaagtgccttgtattaactttctctacatgataaatgccacttgttgaagtgagacaacccctttaggatgTTGGGAGAACCACCAGCTAGCCCTCCTATGTACATGTAagtccaagcatgcatgtgttctggtAGCTGAGAACAAAAGAATAACACACTAAATAATCCAGCTACCCAATACTCATCTCCCCGAATCCACCATTTGTAGAAATTTGTGACACCTCCACACACATTAAAGGTGGATGTTTTCCACAATCACATTTATAGGTTAGAAACATTTCTCTACACTCCGAATGACACAAATAGACTAGGGCCAACTTCATCAGGAGCCAATTAACGTGCCAGTGCGCTAAATACTGTGGGAGGAAATCAGAACATCAGAGGAAGTCCTTGGGAGCACAGAAAATATGTACAATATGGACTAGAAGAACGCAGACTGATATCAGAGAGCGGTCCTTTCCTTCATTAATCCCACAAACATGGGTCTGGCGTACCAATCCAAAGACAACATAAAAGCAGAAGGGGTGGAGGCAGCGGTGCAGGTCACTGCTACTCCG
The Bufo bufo chromosome 8, aBufBuf1.1, whole genome shotgun sequence genome window above contains:
- the GPR21 gene encoding probable G-protein coupled receptor 21, translating into MTAPFCPKLLSRAFSPLFLPWQEIGTALLFAEVKGGPHYRRSTAGVLAEGQQRRRHDSDIFGDLKMNSSFEGTNSSSSSSPFCLLGLGSHEAIPVCLLEVGIIIFLTVLIISGNLIVIFVFHCAPLLNHHTTSYFIQTMAYADLLVGVSCLVPSFTLLHQTDLLPEQIVCKMFGYVVSVLKSVSMTSLACISIDRYIAITKPLMYNTLVTACRLRFCILLLWIYSCAIFLPSFLGWGKPGYHGDVFQSCAESWHTSPYFTSFIVVMLYAPAATTVCFTYFNIFRICQQHTKEINERRVRFSTTDSEPAQGHPSPEKRYATVLFRITSVFYVLWLPYIIYFLLESSRVYSNQTASFLTTWLAISNSFCNCVIYSMSNSVFQKGLKHLSGAVCASCSRQGEGHDDTGAAPKRPTPDCNP